Proteins encoded together in one Quercus lobata isolate SW786 chromosome 3, ValleyOak3.0 Primary Assembly, whole genome shotgun sequence window:
- the LOC115979516 gene encoding extensin-1-like, with translation MDRHGFAFNGYSTNNGVAPRADEWRKPSYASDEGYGPDITDVVGRKAPSILRTPSHNAQSFYRYSSPPKAEPEKDYDYGLNFPLKAKPMKDDRYKNSSPPKVQLVKDYGSRNSSPPKVELGKDYGSKYSSPPKVMPVIDSGYHSFPLNAKLVKEYGSRNSSPPKFGPVNDNGSRRSSPPKVEIMKDNGSRNSFPPKAKLGKDYGSRNSSPPKVGLMNENGFRHSSPTRADPVNDNWFKNSSPPKAWPINGFRHSSPSTAWPINDNGLRRSSPPKPKLVKDYGFRNNSPPKVEPVYLNGSKHSSPPMGWPRNDNRSKFSSPPKVGPINDNQSRFSSLPQAPHYGSRNSLSLPKVGPVLDNGSKYCSPPKAKLGKDYGSRRSSPPKVGPMNDNRYRNSSPPMFEPVKDYGLQNSSLPKAKLAKDHGSRYSSPPMVGPMKSNESRYSSPPKVESVKDHGYEPVKEYAYADDKWQTPGSTPDHHRPQKADDFNDWVKVNGNIVQNENHDDYSGYYGGWVMPNRSTWVAPPSNDATIAPPLYSSYAAPVSKGPKKSAYAESIESIEAATGYGYLNSSPWPLNNW, from the coding sequence ATGGACAGGCATGGTTTTGCGTTTAATGGCTACTCCACCAACAATGGAGTTGCACCGCGTGCTGATGAATGGAGGAAACCAAGCTATGCCTCCGATGAAGGTTACGGGCCTGATATCACTGATGTTGTGGGAAGGAAGGCGCCAAGCATTCTGCGCACTCCCAGCCACAACGCACAGAGCTTTTACAGATACAGTTCTCCACCAAAGGCTGAGCCAGAGAAAGACTATGATTATGGGCTTAACTTCCCCCTAAAAGCCAAGCCAATGAAAGATGATAGATACAAAAATAGCTCCCCACCAAAGGTTCAGCTTGTGAAAGACTATGGATCAAGAAATAGTTCCCCACCAAAGGTTGAGCTAGGAAAAGATTATGGATCGAAATATAGCTCCCCACCTAAGGTCATGCCTGTGATAGATAGTGGATACCATAGCTTTCCTCTAAATGCCAAATTAGTGAAAGAATATGGATCTAGAAATAGCTCTCCACCAAAGTTTGGACCAGTGAATGACAACGGATCTAGACGTAGCTCCCCACCAAAGGTTGAGATTATGAAAGACAATGGATCCAGAAATAGCTTCCCACCAAAAGCCAAGCTAGGGAAAGACTATGGATCCAGAAATAGCTCCCCACCAAAGGTCGGGCTTATGAATGAGAATGGATTCAGACATAGCTCCCCAACAAGGGCTGATCCCGTGAATGACAATTGGTTCAAAAATAGTTCCCCACCAAAGGCATGGCCTATTAATGGGTTCAGACATAGCTCTCCATCAACGGCATGGCCTATTAACGACAATGGCCTAAGACGTAGCTCTCCACCAAAGCCCAAGTTAGTGAAAGACTATGGATTCAGAAATAACTCCCCACCAAAGGTCGAGCCTGTGTATCTCAATGGATCCAAACATAGCTCTCCACCAATGGGCTGGCCTAGGAATGACAATCGATCCAAATTTAGTTCCCCACCAAAGGTCGGGCCTATAAATGACAACCAATCCAGATTTAGCTCCCTACCACAAGCTCCCCACTATGGATCCAGAAATAGTTTGTCCCTACCAAAGGTGGGACCTGTGCTTGACAATGGATCCAAATATTGCTCTCCACCAAAGGCCAAGTTAGGAAAAGACTATGGATCTAGAAGAAGCTCCCCACCGAAGGTTGGGCCTATGAATGACAATCGATATAGAAATAGCTCTCCACCAATGTTCGAGCCAGTGAAAGACTATGGATTGCAAAATAGCTCCCTACCAAAGGCCAAGCTAGCGAAAGACCATGGATCCAGATATAGCTCCCCACCAATGGTTGGGCCAATGAAAAGCAATGAATCTAGATACAGCTCCCCACCAAAGGTTGAGTCTGTGAAAGATCATGGATATGAGCCAGTGAAAGAATATGCATATGCTGATGATAAATGGCAAACTCCTGGGAGTACTCCAGATCATCATCGCCCACAAAAGGCTGATGATTTCAACGACTGGGTCAAGGTGAATGGAAATATCGTTCAGAATGAGAATCATGATGACTACAGTGGCTATTATGGAGGCTGGGTTATGCCTAATCGTTCAACATGGGTTGCACCACCAAGTAATGATGCCACTATTGCCCCTCCACTTTATTCCTCATACGCAGCACCAGTCTCAAAAGGGCCAAAGAAAAGTGCCTATGCTGAAAGCATTGAGAGCATAGAAGCGGCAACGGGGTATGGATACTTGAACTCATCACCTTGGCCACTAAACAACTGGTGA